In the Nymphalis io chromosome 2, ilAglIoxx1.1, whole genome shotgun sequence genome, one interval contains:
- the LOC126776441 gene encoding neuroligin-4, Y-linked-like: MAINKLPLHICNSIKQYLFIRLNNLLNPILKIQRKSIVKRKCKLESQERFTLVVLLVLLLSVNSSGNSFSGGRNSMLRTRIIGTRYGKLQGVILPMDQHKYLKPVEAYLGVPYATPPTGSNRFAPTRAPAPWDDVKTVDQMGPACPQRLPDISNETVTLERMPKGRLEYLRRLLPRLKNQSEDCLYMNIYTPVQVGPTLQAKYPVVIFIHGESFEWNSGNVYDGAVLASYAGLVVITINYRLGILGFLNANPIPHMKARVANYGLMDQIAALHWVQQNIALFGGDPGNVTMLGHGSGAACINFLMISPTVMPGLFHRAILLSGSALSSWALVEDPVSYSVQLAKQSNCTLPEDVVKDHELIVDCLREVPLQELMSAEISTPSYLTAFGPSVDGVVVKTDYAKELLTFFIPNDLQGFTSVSGVNNIKADKRSGDRIFGIRGGQNKYDLLFGVVTSEALWKFSAQDIQNGFEGERRDRIIRTYVRNAYTYHLSEIFFTIVNEYTDWERTVQHPINTRDAAVLAISDAQYVAPLVQTGDFLSVSKSSVGTGPNTFFYVFDYQTKDGDYPQRMGSVHGEELPYLFGAPLVEGLGHFPKNYTKSEIALSEAFILYIANFVRTGNPNEAQKQEAVLPISRERNKFKSIFWDEYDTLHQKYLEIGMKPRMKNHYRAHQLSVWLRLIPEIHRAGMKDVVAKHNLFRNHNDPELYDGLVRPDPLTRANYYDPTLELYRRPYNVSLDIASTTIETYVTTCISVMSPRPDSLVTQSQTNNSHSQDVSNLEVAGYTAYSTALSVTIAIGCSLLILNVLIFAGVYYQRDKTRLQVKALQQQKRNHNATFDSVSSKHPHYFVGHSQSSSTIVDIDHQDKNAIIAMTNRVPHFTSSNCPNVCHTGIQMSNLMQKSSPTNRGQCTTLPRKVGFSYQNQICNASNCMTLPKNATFVSSGNLPDVQAQTGQSQTPGNGSVPSSSPPSQHFSQKSRVPQAAMSEMNV; this comes from the exons ATGGCTATCAATAAATTGCCATTACACATCTGCAATTCAATAAAACAGTATTTGTTTATAAGATTGAACAATTTGTTAAatccaatattaaaaattcaacgGAAGAGCATAGTGAAGCGAAAATGCAAATTGGAATCTCAGGAGAGATTTACATTAGTCGTACTATTAGTGTTACTGCTAAGTGTGAATTCGAGTGGAAACAGTTTTAGTGGTGGTAGAAATTCTATGCTAAGGACCAGAATTATAGGTACGAGGTACGGTAAATTACAAGGAGTGATACTACCTATGgatcaacataaatatttaaaaccagTAGAAGCATATTTAGGAGTTCCATACGCAACACCTCCCACGGGATCTAATAG GTTTGCCCCAACTCGGGCGCCAGCACCATGGGATGATGTGAAGACAGTCGACCAAATGGGACCAGCTTGTCCGCAACGATTACCCGACATTTCGAACGAGACCGTCACCCTTGAAAGGATGCCGAAAGGAAGACTCGAGTATTTGAGGCGCTTATTGCCCAGATTAAAAAATCAAAGCGAAGACTGTctgtatatgaatatttatacacCCGTTCAag TTGGTCCAACACTTCAAGCTAAATATCCTGTGGTGATATTCATCCACGGTGAATCGTTCGAGTGGAATTCGGGGAACGTGTACGACGGCGCCGTTCTGGCGAGCTATGCGGGCCTTGTGGTCATCACTATCAACTATCGTCTCGGAATATTGG GTTTTCTAAACGCAAATCCCATCCCACATATGAAAGCAAGAGTAGCGAACTATGGTTTAATGGACCAAATAGCAGCATTACATTGGGTTCAACAGAACATTGCTCTATTTGGTGGAGATCCTGGCAATGTGACAATGCTTGGACATGGTTCAGGAGCAGCTTGTATTAACTTCTTAATGATCTCACCAACAGTTATGCCTG GTCTTTTCCATAGAGCAATCTTATTATCAGGCTCCGCGCTGAGCTCATGGGCACTTGTAGAAGATCCTGTCAGTTATTCCGTCCAACTAGCCAAGCAGTCCAATTGCACTCTCCCTGAAGATGTTGTCAAAGACCACGAACTAATCGTAGACTGCCTTAGAGAGGTTCCTCTTCAAGAACTCATGTCAGCCGAAATTAGTACACCTAGCTACCTTACTGCATTTGGTCCGTCTGTAGACGGTGTTGTTGTAAAGACTGACTATGCGAAAGAACTGCTCACATTCTTCATACCAAACGACCTCCAAGGATTTACCAGTGTGTCCGGTGTCAACAATATCAAGGCGGACAAAAGGAGCGGAGATAGGATTTTCGGGATAAGAGGCGggcaaaataaatatgatcTGCTATTTGGAGTGGTAACGAGCGAAGCTCTCTGGAAATTCTCGGCTCAAGACATACAAAACGGATTCGAGGGTGAGAGGCGGGATAGAATAATAAG GACTTATGTAAGAAATGCTTACACATATCATTTGAGTGAAATATTCTTTACTATTGTCAACGAATATACAGATTGGGAGCGGACAGTTCAG caTCCAATCAATACTCGAGATGCGGCAGTGTTGGCGATATCGGACGCTCAGTATGTAGCTCCGCTGGTGCAGACAGGAGATTTTTTGAGTGTCAGTAAAAGTTCTGTAGGAACTGGTCCAAACACATTCTTCTATGTATTCGATTATCAAACTAAAGATGGAGATTATCCTCAA cGCATGGGTTCCGTACATGGAGAAGAACTGCCATATTTATTTGGAGCACCATTAGTAGAAGGGCTTGGTCACTTCCCCAAGAATTATACAAAATCCGAAATTGCATTATCTGAAGCTTTTATACTGTATATAGCTAATTTCGTAAGAACTGG AAATCCGAATGAAGCCCAAAAACAGGAGGCTGTGTTGCCGATATCAAGagaacgaaataaatttaaaagcatcTTCTGGGACGAGTATGACACGTTACATCAAAAGTATTTAGAAATTG GAATGAAGCCGCGCATGAAAAACCATTACCGAGCCCACCAGCTGTCCGTGTGGCTACGGCTAATCCCGGAAATCCATCGGGCCGGGATGAAGGACGTTGTCGCGAAACACAACCTATTTCGCAACCACAATGACCCGGAATTGTACGACGGTTTAGTTCGGCCTGATCCACTCACCCGTGCTAACTACTATGATCCAACATTGGAGCTTTATCGAAGACCTTATAACGTCAGTCTCGATATAGCATCTACTACGATAGAAACTTACGTAACTACTTGCATCAGCGTCATGTCGCCCCGACCCGACTCACTTGTCACTCAAAGCCAGACCAACAATTCTCATTCTCAAGACGTTTCCAATTTAGAGGTCGCTGGTTACACGGCATACTCGACAGCCTTGAGTGTCACAATTGCTATTGGATGTTCCCTATTAATCTTGAATGTTCTAATATTCGCCGGAGTTTATTACCAAAGAGATAAAACCAGATTGCAAGTAAAAGCATTACAACAACAGAAGAGGAATCATAACGCAACTTTTGATAGCGTATCTTCGAAACATCCCCATTATTTCGTGGGACATTCTCAAAGTTCCAGCACGATTGTCGATATCGATCACCAAGATAAGAACGCGATTATCGCTATGACAAATCGAGTGCCACATTTTACGAGCTCAAACTGTCCTAATGTCTGTCACACGGGGATTCAAATGTCGAATCTAATGCAGAAATCCAGTCCGACGAACAGAGGTCAGTGTACAACATTGCCGAGAAAAGTAGGATTCAGTTATCAGAATCAGATATGCAATGCGTCGAATTGTATGACATTACCGAAGAATGCTACATTCGTGAGTAGTGGAAACTTACCCGATGTGCAGGCCCAAACGGGACAGTCGCAAACACCAGGGAACGGTTCAGTTCCATCTTCTTCTCCGCCATCTCAGCACTTCTCCCAGAAATCGAGGGTCCCTCAAGCAGCGATGTCAGAAATGAACGTATGA